Genomic DNA from Sulfurirhabdus autotrophica:
TTTAAACAATCAAACACTTCTTGCTCAGGCACTCCAATTGGAAAAGATTGAAGCGCGTATTGAAGCACAAGCGTTGCTTAGCCATACTCTAGGCGTCTCAAAAGCCTATCTCATTGCCCATCGAGATGAACCGCTAAACCCCTTGCAGGAAAACCAGTTTCAGACGCTTGTAGCACAGCGACTGAAAGGTGAACCCATCGCTTACATTCTGGGGGAACGTGAATTCTACAGCCTGCCTTTTAAAGTGACACCTGCCGTGCTGATACCCCGTCCTGAAACTGAATTACTGGTAGAGTTAGCGCTTGCACACATCCCCCAGAACACACCGCTTCGGATACTCGATCTGGGTACAGGAAGTGGCGCAGTTGCCATCACACTGGCAAAACATCGCCCCCTTGCCAGCGTCACTGCCATTGACCAGTCCCTAGAAGCGCTTAACGTGGCCCGTGACAATGCCGCGAGACTGGCCACAACAAACATTACTTTTTTGCAAAGTGACTGGTATCAGTCAGTCAAACATCAAATATTCGACATCATTGTCAGTAATCCGCCATATATAGCCAAAAACGACATTCACCTGCGGCAAGGTGATCTTCGCTTTGAGCCTATATCAGCGTTGGCTTCAGGCATTGATGGGTTGACTGATATCCATACAATTGTTAACGGCGCAAAAACACACCTTTCGCCTGGTGGATGGCTGCTTTTTGAACATGGATATGATCAGGCAGAAGCATGCAAGGCATTACTTGATTTGCATGGATTTATTCATGCGGAATCTGTTAACGATCTAGCAAAAATTCCGCGTGTTACACTAGGTAAAACACCTTAAGGACGAACAATGCAGAAGGGTTTGTCGAAATTTTTTACACAATAAAATGCATCCTTTAAAAGACGCACCTTGTTATACCGGGTTAAAAACGTGGTATTTATAACATAATCGGCAAATCGAGAGGGTTGGTATGCAAAACTCCTAGCCGTTTCACTATAAAACACTATTAATATCAAGCACCCGCAACAAAAGTGTCGGGAAAATTTACACTTACCAATTAATCATTGTGCCTTTTAAATTATCATAAAAATACAGAGGCTTGATTAACCTTACAAAGTTGGATCAAATTAAATTGTGGCACGTTTTTTGCTTATTATTTAGATAATTAATCTCGATTGCCTGTTTAAACATTAAT
This window encodes:
- the prmC gene encoding peptide chain release factor N(5)-glutamine methyltransferase, producing MPQTITQALLNNQTLLAQALQLEKIEARIEAQALLSHTLGVSKAYLIAHRDEPLNPLQENQFQTLVAQRLKGEPIAYILGEREFYSLPFKVTPAVLIPRPETELLVELALAHIPQNTPLRILDLGTGSGAVAITLAKHRPLASVTAIDQSLEALNVARDNAARLATTNITFLQSDWYQSVKHQIFDIIVSNPPYIAKNDIHLRQGDLRFEPISALASGIDGLTDIHTIVNGAKTHLSPGGWLLFEHGYDQAEACKALLDLHGFIHAESVNDLAKIPRVTLGKTP